A single Desulfitobacterium chlororespirans DSM 11544 DNA region contains:
- a CDS encoding DMT family transporter yields MDTKKEIQGHLLAFMTIFIWGTTFISTKLLLESITPVEILFLRFAIGFLVLLLAYPHRLRLRERKQELYFAAAGLCGVTLYFLLENIALTYTFAANVGVIVAISPFFTALLAHLFLETETLRLRFFMGFSVAVVGIILISFNGSNNLQLNPLGDILAVLAAVVWAAYSVLTKKISGFHYNTIQATRRIFFYGLMFMIPALGIVGFNPDITELTRPANLFNILFLGLGASALCFVTWNSAVKLLGAVKTSVYIYLVPVITVITAVIVLHEEITGASVLGIVLTLTGLLISERKGKHIPQQTDASKA; encoded by the coding sequence ATGGACACAAAGAAAGAGATTCAGGGACATTTGTTGGCATTTATGACGATTTTTATTTGGGGTACAACCTTTATATCCACCAAGTTGCTTTTAGAATCAATAACGCCTGTGGAAATACTCTTCCTAAGGTTTGCGATTGGTTTTCTTGTCTTGCTCCTCGCTTATCCTCACAGGCTCAGGCTCAGGGAACGAAAGCAGGAGCTATATTTTGCCGCTGCCGGTTTATGCGGGGTTACCCTGTATTTCCTGCTCGAAAATATAGCCCTGACCTATACCTTTGCCGCCAATGTAGGGGTAATTGTCGCAATCTCACCGTTTTTTACCGCCCTGTTGGCTCATCTGTTTTTAGAGACAGAGACCTTGCGATTGCGGTTTTTCATGGGTTTCAGCGTTGCGGTTGTCGGGATTATCCTGATCAGCTTTAACGGAAGCAACAACCTGCAACTGAATCCGTTGGGAGATATCCTGGCCGTCTTAGCTGCCGTGGTATGGGCCGCCTATTCTGTTTTGACAAAGAAAATAAGCGGGTTTCACTACAACACCATTCAGGCAACACGGAGAATTTTCTTCTATGGGTTGATGTTTATGATACCCGCTTTAGGCATAGTTGGGTTCAATCCAGACATAACTGAACTAACACGACCGGCTAACCTATTCAATATCCTGTTTTTAGGGTTGGGAGCATCGGCGCTTTGCTTTGTAACCTGGAACTCGGCGGTGAAACTATTGGGTGCAGTGAAAACCAGCGTTTATATTTATCTGGTTCCCGTCATAACCGTTATTACTGCCGTTATTGTGCTGCATGAGGAAATTACCGGAGCTTCAGTATTGGGAATTGTGCTGACATTAACAGGGTTATTGATTTCGGAGAGGAAAGGCAAGCATATCCCTCAGCAGACAGACGCGAGTAAGGCTTAA